One Alligator mississippiensis isolate rAllMis1 chromosome 16, rAllMis1, whole genome shotgun sequence genomic region harbors:
- the LOC132246623 gene encoding transmembrane protease serine 5-like, with protein MSAAVPAEGVPSPLSADTGQSGRRSSCQKDMRRSVASPAPLPVDQPYPGGTGPRYATWRVELGGPSCPALKGLCTAKRLLLLLAVVGLLAGVAAGLWLLAWHLRQPPRGQETPALPDLAVTSNCRDTEEDEEPASAMPALAPQRVSFRITTGTFLLEVQVPGVPGWHLACHDYWSLAQGTWVCRQLGHLRLTHHKGVNLTDIQADTGQEFAQILPNPASSPQPPGFLLALLPPSPSPAPWTAGALGAEGSRGATQGVLLHAKWGIKIGKCVALFLKCRIQETPSR; from the exons ATGTCGGCAGCGGTGCCCGCAGAGGgtgtcccctccccactttccGCGGACACAGGACAGAGTGGCCGCAGATCCAG ctgcCAGAAGGACATGCGGCGG AGCGTGGCCTCACCTGCACCCCTCCCCGTGGATCAGCCCTACCcggggggcacgggcccccgCTATGCGACCTGGCGAGTGGAGCTGGGAG GTCCATCCTGCCCGGCCCTCAAGGGCTTGTGCACTGCCaagaggctcctgctgctgctggcggtcGTGGGGCTGCTGGCCGGGGTGGCCGCCGGGCTGTGGCTCCTAG CGTGGCACCTGAGGCAGCCCCCGAGGGGGCAGGAGACTCCTGCCCTGCCGGACCTGGCGGTGACCTCGAACTGCAGGGATACGGAGGAGGATGAGGAGCCTGCCTCGGCCATGCCTGCCTTGGCCCCGCAGAGAG TCTCTTTCAGGATCACCACGGGGACCTTCCTGCTGGAAGTGCAGGTGCCGGGCGTGCCGGGCTGGCACTTGGCTTGTCACGACTACTGGAGCCTGGCGCAGGGGACGTGGGTCTGCCGGCAGCTCGGGCACCTCAG ACTCACCCACCACAAAGGCGTGAACCTGACTGACATCCAGGCTGACACCGGGCAGGAGTTTGCCCAGATCCTGCCCAACCCTGCAAGTAGCCCCCAGCCTCCTGGTTTCCTCCTTGCCTTGCTGCCTCCCtcgcccagccctgctccatggaCTGCAGGTGCCCTTGGGGCtgagggcagcagaggagcaacGCAGGGTGTGTTGTTACATGCAAAGTGGGGAATAAAGATTGGGAAGTGTGTGGCTTTGTTCTTAAAATGCAGGATCCAAGAGACCCCGAGCAGGTAG